The following are encoded together in the Humulus lupulus chromosome 5, drHumLupu1.1, whole genome shotgun sequence genome:
- the LOC133777735 gene encoding disease resistance protein RPM1-like isoform X1, producing MAESAVSFLLNKLASLVENEVQLVKGGWEEILFLRWELERMRAFLRDADALEESDEELKIWVKQVRDVAHDAEDAVDEFTLLRDLDHGEGFYGSINKLCHSVKNVKASYRIDFELKRINSRIRSIFAARKRLDHKLDIAMKGSSLFHSSGNAWHDQRDDALLLDNTDLVGVDEPKKKLIRWLVDGGSVRKVISVTGMGGMGKTALVKKVFDDLEVKTYFKTRVWITVSQSYSQEELLKEFILSLNFAMSRSFEKGVDNMSIDEMKVLIKKYLQKRRYLVVLDDIWHLHEWEAVKYALPNNNSGSKVMLTTRKADVASTAACTHYRGEVYNLMPLARNESWDLFCVKAFQENSCPPYLFEICDSILRKCEGLPLAIVALSGVLATKDKRRIDEWDVIRRSLGAELHGNDKLEDLKRVLYLSFNDLPYYLKSCFLYLSIFPEGPIKRMRIIRLWIAEGFVNAKEGWTLEEVAEDYLNELLNRNLFLVATEKSDCRIKAYRIHGLLREIIILKSRHQNFASIVKAQNSIWPDRTRRLSLHGALPSHERHKRSAYQLRSFFMFGVEQSSLRTYFPVGFKLLRVFDMEGAPLKKFPVEVVDLYYLRYLSLRKTKVKTIPRSIGKLKNLETLDLKHTMVTELPRDILKLKKLRHLLVYHNDTSVPYAHFNIKFGFKEFSGIGALTSLQQVCFLEANEACSMISELRNLNQLRRLGIMKLRKQDGPALCSSIERLINLRVLSIKSTAEDEEIDLQQLSSPPRFLERLYLTGRLVELPHWIPSLRSLGRLFLKWSTLKGDPLVYLQDLPILVHLELLQAFDGNTLHFRAGKFKKLKFLGLDKFDKLESVEVGKGAMPCLEKLIIQRCNSLFKVPSGVEHLTELKGIEFFDMPNELIMKLSPDGKGEDYWKVAHVPEVCSTYWRDGGWDVYSIESFREREKTPPAGTVVRSHRCRTLWKV from the exons ATGGCAGAGAGTGCAGTGTCTTTTCTTCTCAACAAGCTTGCAAGTCTTGTCGAGAATGAGGTGCAATTGGTTAAAGGGGGTTGGGAAGAAATTCTTTTTCTAAGATGGGAACTAGAGAGAATGAGGGCCTTTTTGAGGGATGCAGATGCATTGGAAGAGAGTGATGAGGAGCTCAAAATCTGGGTCAAACAAGTGAGGGATGTTGCTCATGATGCAGAAGATGCCGTCGATGAATTCACTCTTCTCAGAGACCTTGATCACGGGGAAGGCTTCTATGGTTCTATTAATAAGCTTTGTCACAGTGTGAAGAATGTCAAAGCTAGTTATCGAATTGATTTTGAGTTGAAACGTATCAACTCTCGCATCAGAAGCATCTTTGCTGCTCGTAAAAGACTTGATCACAAGTTAGATATTGCCATGAAGGGTTCAAGCTTATTTCACTCATCAG GTAATGCATGGCATGATCAACGTGACGATGCTCTTCTTTTGGACAATACTGATCTTGTGGGAGTAGATGAACCTAAGAAGAAACTAATCAGGTGGCTGGTTGATGGTGGTTCCGTACGTAAGGTGATCTCGGTCACTGGAATGGGAGGGATGGGGAAGACGGCCTTGGTGAAAAAGGtttttgatgatttggaagtgaaGACATATTTCAAGACTCGAGTTTGGATTACAGTTTCTCAATCATACAGTCAAGAGGAACTCCTTAAAGAATTCATTCTAAGTCTCAATTTCGCGATGAGCAGATCATTTGAAAAAGGTGTGGACAACATGAGCATTGATGAGATGAAAGTGCTTATCAAGAAGTATTTGCAGAAAAGGAGGTACCTTGTTGTTCTTGATGATATATGGCACTTGCATGAGTGGGAAGCTGTAAAATATGCTTTGCCTAACAATAACAGCGGTAGTAAAGTAATGCTCACAACACGTAAAGCTGATGTAGCCTCTACAGCAGCTTGCACGCACTATAGAGGAGAGGTCTATAACTTAATGCCTTTGGCCCGTAATGAGTCATGGGATCTTTTCTGTGTAAAGGCTTTCCAAGAGAACTCATGCCCTCCTTATTTATTCGAAATCTGTGACTCTATACTAAGGAAGTGTGAGGGCCTGCCTCTTGCAATTGTAGCACTTAGTGGTGTTTTGGCTACAAAAGACAAGCGAAGAATAGATGAATGGGATGTGATTCGGCGTAGTCTTGGAGCTGAGCTTCATGGTAATGACAAACTTGAGGATTTGAAAAGAGTACTCTATCTCAGTTTTAATGATTTGCCTTACTATCTGAAGTCCTGTTTCTTGTACTTGAGCATATTTCCTGAGGGTCCAATTAAGCGTATGAGAATTATTCGCTTATGGATAGCTGAAGGATTTGTGAACGCAAAAGAAGGATGGACATTGGAAGAAGTTGCAGAAGACTACCTCAATGAGCTCTTGAATAGAAATCTATTTCTAGTAGCAACAGAGAAATCTGATTGCAGGATCAAAGCCTATCGCATTCATGGTCTTCTGAGGGAGATTATCATTTTGAAGTCAAGACATCAGAATTTTGCATCCATAGTTAAAGCACAAAACAGCATTTGGCCTGACAGAACAAGACGCCTGTCATTACATGGAGCATTGCCTTCTCATGAGCGACATAAAAGGTCAGCTTATCAGCTTCGTTCGTTTTTCATGTTTGGTGTAGAGCAATCATCATTAAGGACATATTTTCCTGTTGGTTTTAAGCTGCTTAGGGTGTTTGATATGGAAGGTGCACCTTTGAAGAAATTTCCAGTGGAAGTTGTGGACCTGTACTATTTAAGGTATCTAAGTTTGAGAAAAACTAAGGTGAAAACAATTCCTAGAAGTATAGGTAAGCTTAAAAATTTGGAGACTCTTGATCTTAAACATACTATGGTGACTGAGTTGCCACGTGACATCTTAAAGCTTAAAAAACTTCGCCATCTCCTAGTATATCATAATGACACTAGTGTCCCTTATGCTCACTTCAATATAAAATTTGGCTTTAAAGAATTTTCTGGTATAGGAGCATTAACATCACTACAACAAGTCTGTTTCCTTGAAGCAAATGAAGCCTGCAGCATGATAAGTGAACTGAGGAACCTGAACCAGCTTAGAAGGTTAGGAATTATGAAACTTAGGAAGCAAGATGGACCGGCTTTGTGCTCTTCGATTGAAAGGTTGATCAACCTTCGAGTACTGTCCATAAAATCAACTGCAGAAGATGAGGAGATTGATCTTCAGCAACTTTCATCCCCTCCTCGCTTCCTAGAAAGATTGTACTTAACAGGACGTTTGGTAGAGTTGCCTCATTGGATACCATCTCTACGTAGCTTGGGGAGGTTGTTTCTGAAATGGAGCACATTAAAGGGTGATCCACTCGTGTATCTCCAAGATTTACCGATTCTTGTTCATTTAGAATTGCTTCAAGCTTTTGATGGAAACACATTGCATTTCAGAGCTGGAAAGTTTAAAAAGCTTAAGTTTTTAGGCCTAGACAAGTTTGACAAACTGGAAAGCGTTGAAGTTGGGAAGGGAGCTATGCCTTGCCTTGAGAAGCTAATCATTCAGCGATGCAATTCGTTGTTTAAGGTTCCATCAGGAGTTGAACACCTTACTGAGCTTAAAGGGATTGAGTTCTTTGATATGCCAAATGAGTTAATCATGAAGCTATCCCCAGATGGTAAGGGAGAAGACTATTGGAAAGTTGCTCATGTCCCAGAAGTTTGCTCTACCTATTGGAGAGATGGTGGTTGGGATGTTTATTCAATTGAAAGTTTCAGAGAAAGAGAGAAGACTCCACCAGCTGGCACAGTTGTGAGGAGCCATCGATGCAGGACTCTATGGAAGGTTTAG
- the LOC133777735 gene encoding disease resistance protein RPM1-like isoform X2, with amino-acid sequence MAESAVSFLLNKLASLVENEVQLVKGGWEEILFLRWELERMRAFLRDADALEESDEELKIWVKQVRDVAHDAEDAVDEFTLLRDLDHGEGFYGSINKLCHSVKNVKASYRIDFELKRINSRIRSIFAARKRLDHKLDIAMKGSSLFHSSDEPKKKLIRWLVDGGSVRKVISVTGMGGMGKTALVKKVFDDLEVKTYFKTRVWITVSQSYSQEELLKEFILSLNFAMSRSFEKGVDNMSIDEMKVLIKKYLQKRRYLVVLDDIWHLHEWEAVKYALPNNNSGSKVMLTTRKADVASTAACTHYRGEVYNLMPLARNESWDLFCVKAFQENSCPPYLFEICDSILRKCEGLPLAIVALSGVLATKDKRRIDEWDVIRRSLGAELHGNDKLEDLKRVLYLSFNDLPYYLKSCFLYLSIFPEGPIKRMRIIRLWIAEGFVNAKEGWTLEEVAEDYLNELLNRNLFLVATEKSDCRIKAYRIHGLLREIIILKSRHQNFASIVKAQNSIWPDRTRRLSLHGALPSHERHKRSAYQLRSFFMFGVEQSSLRTYFPVGFKLLRVFDMEGAPLKKFPVEVVDLYYLRYLSLRKTKVKTIPRSIGKLKNLETLDLKHTMVTELPRDILKLKKLRHLLVYHNDTSVPYAHFNIKFGFKEFSGIGALTSLQQVCFLEANEACSMISELRNLNQLRRLGIMKLRKQDGPALCSSIERLINLRVLSIKSTAEDEEIDLQQLSSPPRFLERLYLTGRLVELPHWIPSLRSLGRLFLKWSTLKGDPLVYLQDLPILVHLELLQAFDGNTLHFRAGKFKKLKFLGLDKFDKLESVEVGKGAMPCLEKLIIQRCNSLFKVPSGVEHLTELKGIEFFDMPNELIMKLSPDGKGEDYWKVAHVPEVCSTYWRDGGWDVYSIESFREREKTPPAGTVVRSHRCRTLWKV; translated from the exons ATGGCAGAGAGTGCAGTGTCTTTTCTTCTCAACAAGCTTGCAAGTCTTGTCGAGAATGAGGTGCAATTGGTTAAAGGGGGTTGGGAAGAAATTCTTTTTCTAAGATGGGAACTAGAGAGAATGAGGGCCTTTTTGAGGGATGCAGATGCATTGGAAGAGAGTGATGAGGAGCTCAAAATCTGGGTCAAACAAGTGAGGGATGTTGCTCATGATGCAGAAGATGCCGTCGATGAATTCACTCTTCTCAGAGACCTTGATCACGGGGAAGGCTTCTATGGTTCTATTAATAAGCTTTGTCACAGTGTGAAGAATGTCAAAGCTAGTTATCGAATTGATTTTGAGTTGAAACGTATCAACTCTCGCATCAGAAGCATCTTTGCTGCTCGTAAAAGACTTGATCACAAGTTAGATATTGCCATGAAGGGTTCAAGCTTATTTCACTCATCAG ATGAACCTAAGAAGAAACTAATCAGGTGGCTGGTTGATGGTGGTTCCGTACGTAAGGTGATCTCGGTCACTGGAATGGGAGGGATGGGGAAGACGGCCTTGGTGAAAAAGGtttttgatgatttggaagtgaaGACATATTTCAAGACTCGAGTTTGGATTACAGTTTCTCAATCATACAGTCAAGAGGAACTCCTTAAAGAATTCATTCTAAGTCTCAATTTCGCGATGAGCAGATCATTTGAAAAAGGTGTGGACAACATGAGCATTGATGAGATGAAAGTGCTTATCAAGAAGTATTTGCAGAAAAGGAGGTACCTTGTTGTTCTTGATGATATATGGCACTTGCATGAGTGGGAAGCTGTAAAATATGCTTTGCCTAACAATAACAGCGGTAGTAAAGTAATGCTCACAACACGTAAAGCTGATGTAGCCTCTACAGCAGCTTGCACGCACTATAGAGGAGAGGTCTATAACTTAATGCCTTTGGCCCGTAATGAGTCATGGGATCTTTTCTGTGTAAAGGCTTTCCAAGAGAACTCATGCCCTCCTTATTTATTCGAAATCTGTGACTCTATACTAAGGAAGTGTGAGGGCCTGCCTCTTGCAATTGTAGCACTTAGTGGTGTTTTGGCTACAAAAGACAAGCGAAGAATAGATGAATGGGATGTGATTCGGCGTAGTCTTGGAGCTGAGCTTCATGGTAATGACAAACTTGAGGATTTGAAAAGAGTACTCTATCTCAGTTTTAATGATTTGCCTTACTATCTGAAGTCCTGTTTCTTGTACTTGAGCATATTTCCTGAGGGTCCAATTAAGCGTATGAGAATTATTCGCTTATGGATAGCTGAAGGATTTGTGAACGCAAAAGAAGGATGGACATTGGAAGAAGTTGCAGAAGACTACCTCAATGAGCTCTTGAATAGAAATCTATTTCTAGTAGCAACAGAGAAATCTGATTGCAGGATCAAAGCCTATCGCATTCATGGTCTTCTGAGGGAGATTATCATTTTGAAGTCAAGACATCAGAATTTTGCATCCATAGTTAAAGCACAAAACAGCATTTGGCCTGACAGAACAAGACGCCTGTCATTACATGGAGCATTGCCTTCTCATGAGCGACATAAAAGGTCAGCTTATCAGCTTCGTTCGTTTTTCATGTTTGGTGTAGAGCAATCATCATTAAGGACATATTTTCCTGTTGGTTTTAAGCTGCTTAGGGTGTTTGATATGGAAGGTGCACCTTTGAAGAAATTTCCAGTGGAAGTTGTGGACCTGTACTATTTAAGGTATCTAAGTTTGAGAAAAACTAAGGTGAAAACAATTCCTAGAAGTATAGGTAAGCTTAAAAATTTGGAGACTCTTGATCTTAAACATACTATGGTGACTGAGTTGCCACGTGACATCTTAAAGCTTAAAAAACTTCGCCATCTCCTAGTATATCATAATGACACTAGTGTCCCTTATGCTCACTTCAATATAAAATTTGGCTTTAAAGAATTTTCTGGTATAGGAGCATTAACATCACTACAACAAGTCTGTTTCCTTGAAGCAAATGAAGCCTGCAGCATGATAAGTGAACTGAGGAACCTGAACCAGCTTAGAAGGTTAGGAATTATGAAACTTAGGAAGCAAGATGGACCGGCTTTGTGCTCTTCGATTGAAAGGTTGATCAACCTTCGAGTACTGTCCATAAAATCAACTGCAGAAGATGAGGAGATTGATCTTCAGCAACTTTCATCCCCTCCTCGCTTCCTAGAAAGATTGTACTTAACAGGACGTTTGGTAGAGTTGCCTCATTGGATACCATCTCTACGTAGCTTGGGGAGGTTGTTTCTGAAATGGAGCACATTAAAGGGTGATCCACTCGTGTATCTCCAAGATTTACCGATTCTTGTTCATTTAGAATTGCTTCAAGCTTTTGATGGAAACACATTGCATTTCAGAGCTGGAAAGTTTAAAAAGCTTAAGTTTTTAGGCCTAGACAAGTTTGACAAACTGGAAAGCGTTGAAGTTGGGAAGGGAGCTATGCCTTGCCTTGAGAAGCTAATCATTCAGCGATGCAATTCGTTGTTTAAGGTTCCATCAGGAGTTGAACACCTTACTGAGCTTAAAGGGATTGAGTTCTTTGATATGCCAAATGAGTTAATCATGAAGCTATCCCCAGATGGTAAGGGAGAAGACTATTGGAAAGTTGCTCATGTCCCAGAAGTTTGCTCTACCTATTGGAGAGATGGTGGTTGGGATGTTTATTCAATTGAAAGTTTCAGAGAAAGAGAGAAGACTCCACCAGCTGGCACAGTTGTGAGGAGCCATCGATGCAGGACTCTATGGAAGGTTTAG